The following are encoded together in the Brassica napus cultivar Da-Ae chromosome A9, Da-Ae, whole genome shotgun sequence genome:
- the LOC125578564 gene encoding serine/threonine protein phosphatase 2A 55 kDa regulatory subunit B beta isoform-like isoform X2 translates to MNGAAASSAGSPLEWRFSQVFGERTAGEEVQEVDIISAIEFDKSGDHLATGDRGGRVVLFERTDTKDRGGSRRDAEQMDYAVKHPEFRYKTEFQSHEPEFDYLKSLEIEEKINKIRWCQPANGALFLLSTNDKTIKYWKVQEKKIKKISEMNIDPSKAFGDNRPSPSSPPQLLPNGVHDYLSKDFSFPPGGIPSLRLPMVTSQETSLVARCRRVYAHAHDYHINSISNSSDGETFISADDLRVNLWNLEISNQSFNIVDVKPTNMEDLTEVITSAEFHPIHCNMLAYSSSKGSIRLIDMRQSALCDSHTKLFEEPEAPGSRSFFTEIIASISDIKFSRDGRYILSRDYMTLKLWDINMDSGPVASYQVHEHLRPKLCDLYENDSIFDKFECCVSGDGLRVATGSYSNLFRVFGASKGSTEAATLEASKNPTRRQIQTPARPSRSMTSMIRRGSESPGAENGNANDFTNKLLHMAWHPTESSIACAAANSLYMYYA, encoded by the exons TTGACATCATCTCAGCCATTGAGTTTGATAAAAGTGGAGACCATCTTGCAACTGGTGACCGTGGAGGCCGAGTTGTTCTTTTTGAGAGGACTGATACTAAAGAT cgTGGTGGATCCAGGAGGGATGCTGAGCAGATGGATTACGCAGTTAAGCATCCTGAGTTTCGATATAAAACAGAGTTTCAGTCTCATGAACCTGAG TTTGACTATCTCAAGAGTTTGGAAATAGAGGAGAAAATCAACAAAATCAGATGGTGTCAGCCAGCAAACGGTGCATTGTTTCTGCTTTCCACAAATGATAAAACCATCAAATACTGGAAG GTACAAGAGAAGAAGATCAAGAAAATTTCTGAAATGAATATTGATCCGTCGAAAGCTTTTGGAGACAATCGACCAAGTCCAAGTAGCCCTCCTCAGTTACTTCCTAATGGAGTACATGACTACCTGAGCAAGGACTTCTCTTTCCCGCCAGGAGGCATTCCATCTCTGCGTTTGCCTATG GTGACTAGTCAGGAGACCAGCCTTGTGGCCAGGTGCCGAAGAGTGTATGCTCATGCTCATGATTACCATATTAATTCAATCTCAAATAgcag CGATGGAGAAACCTTCATTTCTGCTGATGATCTGCGAGTAAATCTCTGGAATTTGGAGATCAGCAACCAGAGTTTcaatattgttgatgttaagcCCACAAACATGGAGGACTTAACTG AGGTTATTACATCAGCTGAGTTTCATCCAATCCATTGTAATATGCTTGCATATAGCAGTTCAAAAGGCTCCATCCGTTTGATTGATATGAGGCAATCAGCTCTGTGTGATTCTCACACTAAATT GTTTGAGGAACCGGAAGCACCTGGTTCAAGATCATTTTTCACAGAGATAATTGCCTCGATTTCAGATATTAAATTCTCAAGGGATGGAAGATACATACTTAGTCGCGATTACATGACCCTCAAG CTATGGGACATAAACATGGATTCTGGTCCAGTTGCATCTTACCAGGTTCATGAACATCTGAGACCCAAG CTATGCGATCTATATGAAAATGACTCCATCTTTGATAAATTCGAGTGTTGTGTGAGTGGTGATGGATTGAGAGTAGCAACAGGCTCTTACAG CAATCTATTCCGTGTATTTGGAGCATCTAAAGGAAGTACTGAAGCTGCAACTTTGGAAGCTAGCAAAAACCCAACGAG GAGGCAAATCCAGACACCTGCAAGACCTTCCAGATCTATGACCAGTATGATTAGACGAG GATCCGAGAGTCCCGGAGCTGAGAATGGGAATGCAAACGATTTTACAAATAAGTTGCTGCATATGGCTTGGCACCCAACAGAGAGCTCAATTGCTTGTGCAGCAGCAAACAGCTTGTACATGTACTATGCATGA
- the LOC125578564 gene encoding serine/threonine protein phosphatase 2A 55 kDa regulatory subunit B beta isoform-like isoform X1, producing MNGAAASSAGSPLEWRFSQVFGERTAGEEVQEVDIISAIEFDKSGDHLATGDRGGRVVLFERTDTKDRGGSRRDAEQMDYAVKHPEFRYKTEFQSHEPEFDYLKSLEIEEKINKIRWCQPANGALFLLSTNDKTIKYWKVQEKKIKKISEMNIDPSKAFGDNRPSPSSPPQLLPNGVHDYLSKDFSFPPGGIPSLRLPMVVTSQETSLVARCRRVYAHAHDYHINSISNSSDGETFISADDLRVNLWNLEISNQSFNIVDVKPTNMEDLTEVITSAEFHPIHCNMLAYSSSKGSIRLIDMRQSALCDSHTKLFEEPEAPGSRSFFTEIIASISDIKFSRDGRYILSRDYMTLKLWDINMDSGPVASYQVHEHLRPKLCDLYENDSIFDKFECCVSGDGLRVATGSYSNLFRVFGASKGSTEAATLEASKNPTRRQIQTPARPSRSMTSMIRRGSESPGAENGNANDFTNKLLHMAWHPTESSIACAAANSLYMYYA from the exons TTGACATCATCTCAGCCATTGAGTTTGATAAAAGTGGAGACCATCTTGCAACTGGTGACCGTGGAGGCCGAGTTGTTCTTTTTGAGAGGACTGATACTAAAGAT cgTGGTGGATCCAGGAGGGATGCTGAGCAGATGGATTACGCAGTTAAGCATCCTGAGTTTCGATATAAAACAGAGTTTCAGTCTCATGAACCTGAG TTTGACTATCTCAAGAGTTTGGAAATAGAGGAGAAAATCAACAAAATCAGATGGTGTCAGCCAGCAAACGGTGCATTGTTTCTGCTTTCCACAAATGATAAAACCATCAAATACTGGAAG GTACAAGAGAAGAAGATCAAGAAAATTTCTGAAATGAATATTGATCCGTCGAAAGCTTTTGGAGACAATCGACCAAGTCCAAGTAGCCCTCCTCAGTTACTTCCTAATGGAGTACATGACTACCTGAGCAAGGACTTCTCTTTCCCGCCAGGAGGCATTCCATCTCTGCGTTTGCCTATGGTA GTGACTAGTCAGGAGACCAGCCTTGTGGCCAGGTGCCGAAGAGTGTATGCTCATGCTCATGATTACCATATTAATTCAATCTCAAATAgcag CGATGGAGAAACCTTCATTTCTGCTGATGATCTGCGAGTAAATCTCTGGAATTTGGAGATCAGCAACCAGAGTTTcaatattgttgatgttaagcCCACAAACATGGAGGACTTAACTG AGGTTATTACATCAGCTGAGTTTCATCCAATCCATTGTAATATGCTTGCATATAGCAGTTCAAAAGGCTCCATCCGTTTGATTGATATGAGGCAATCAGCTCTGTGTGATTCTCACACTAAATT GTTTGAGGAACCGGAAGCACCTGGTTCAAGATCATTTTTCACAGAGATAATTGCCTCGATTTCAGATATTAAATTCTCAAGGGATGGAAGATACATACTTAGTCGCGATTACATGACCCTCAAG CTATGGGACATAAACATGGATTCTGGTCCAGTTGCATCTTACCAGGTTCATGAACATCTGAGACCCAAG CTATGCGATCTATATGAAAATGACTCCATCTTTGATAAATTCGAGTGTTGTGTGAGTGGTGATGGATTGAGAGTAGCAACAGGCTCTTACAG CAATCTATTCCGTGTATTTGGAGCATCTAAAGGAAGTACTGAAGCTGCAACTTTGGAAGCTAGCAAAAACCCAACGAG GAGGCAAATCCAGACACCTGCAAGACCTTCCAGATCTATGACCAGTATGATTAGACGAG GATCCGAGAGTCCCGGAGCTGAGAATGGGAATGCAAACGATTTTACAAATAAGTTGCTGCATATGGCTTGGCACCCAACAGAGAGCTCAATTGCTTGTGCAGCAGCAAACAGCTTGTACATGTACTATGCATGA